The following proteins are encoded in a genomic region of Triticum dicoccoides isolate Atlit2015 ecotype Zavitan chromosome 1B, WEW_v2.0, whole genome shotgun sequence:
- the LOC119339020 gene encoding expansin-B4-like yields MGSLPLAVLAALFCFLAVGGAVELNTTDPAPFDVDLNATDATKYWGPWTPARATWYGQPNGAGPDDNGGACGFKHTNQYPFASMTSCGNQPLFKDGKGCGSCYKIRCRKDMSCSGRTETVIITDMNYYPVAPFHFDLSGTAFGRLAKPGLNDRLRHSGIIDIEFTRVPCEFPGLKIGFHVEEYSNPVYFAVLVEYEDGDGDVVQVDLMESRGPGGGKWTRMRESWGSIWRLDSNHRLQAPFSIRIRNESGKTLVANKVIPANWRPNTFYRSFVQYS; encoded by the exons ATGGGCTCCCTCCCCCTCGCCGTCCTCGCGGCGCTTTTCTGCTTCCTGGCCGTCGGCGGCGCCGTCGAGCTCAACACCACCGACCCCGCCCCCTTCGACGTCGACCTGAACGCCACCGACGCCACCAAGTACTGGGGCCCCTGGACCCCGGCCAGGGCGACGTGGTACGGCCAGCCCAACGGCGCCGGCCCCGACGACAACG GTGGTGCCTGCGGCTTCAAGCACACCAACCAGTACCCGTTCGCGTCCATGACCTCCTGCGGCAACCAGCCATTGTTCAAGGACGGCAAGGGGTGCGGCTCATGCTACAAG ATCAGATGCAGAAAGGACATGTCCTGCTCCGGCAGGACGGAGACGGTGATCATCACCGACATGAACTACTACCCGGTGGCGCCCTTCCACTTCGACCTCAGCGGTACGGCGTTCGGCCGGCTCGCTAAGCCCGGCCTCAACGACAGGCTCCGCCACTCCGGCATCATCGACATCGAGTTCACACG GGTGCCGTGCGAGTTCCCGGGGCTCAAGATCGGGTTCCACGTGGAGGAGTACTCGAACCCCGTCTACTTCGCGGTGCTGGTGGAGTAcgaggacggcgacggcgacgtggTGCAGGTGGACCTCATGGAGTCGCGGGGGCCGGGCGGCGGCAAGTGGACGAGGATGAGGGAGTCGTGGGGCTCCATCTGGCGCCTCGACTCCAACCACCGCCTCCAGGCGCCCTTCTCCATCCGCATCCGCAACGAGTCCGGCAAGACGCTCGTCGCCAACAAGGTCATCCCGGCCAACTGGAGGCCCAACACCTTCTAC